From the genome of Rarobacter incanus, one region includes:
- a CDS encoding DEAD/DEAH box helicase, whose amino-acid sequence MPTAALIKALVGPAAYARGRVYADQGRVEGVADRPVGTAALRRQGVKRTLVATVRGSRRSPYICTIQLGGSRAETPLSSTCTCPVGLDCKHVAAALLEYSRRIDGEPGSDAGGAPATAAGRTPASRTQWEKELGDLAAPAPPRPPTFNTPPIGLQVSFTHGMNRASMYSSPDRVRRGAHLDAVMRVGLRPLTQGRSGRWIRTGISWNDIASFSEYQRNDRVDALRALFVLAAPTNRYQIPDTVWLDQAPGAAVWAALVKVAQLDIPFLSDTADRAPIEIATARASTAATISARPDGGLELVANFHSPDADLDAALKLGADPIGIPAHGLAIMGEADKHAILVPTENAVDSGVLRLIKRRTPLMIPADDTARFYEQSLPALSARIDHIEFVGGNEYSRPTPILTFVIGIDEHHNAQATARWRYCIGAARVAEYAAGDPALVSPDDADGMRDRQAESAVWHAAHASAAIAGLLGRIGGAEGGVLRTAGEHTASLVARTLPAIDADIEGRSDIRVERVGAAPRYRIASDMDVTVSADQTSDRDWFSLRIRINVAGKEVPMVDVFTALARGADEMLVDGVTLVSLSDPRLDRLREAIETARQMQDARRDEIRVGRFNVQLFEELDDLGLLDDRADLWRSRVGSLRAAPAADAPIPATLHATLREYQDYGYQWLAYRIDRQLGGILADDMGLGKTLQTLAAIARQRERHPDSGPFLVVAPTSVVGNWSTEARKFAPSLVTRTVESTQRRRGSTIAEVANGADIVVTSYALLRLEAPAYNQIAWSGMIVDEAQFVKNHNSVGYRTVRDLPAPVKIALTGTPLENNLMELWSIMSIVCPGLLPDAKTFSTRIEKPISKDHDTALIGRLRGVIAPFVLRRTKEVVAGDLPEKIEQVTDVVLNARHRKVYDLYLQRERGRVLGLVENLDQHRIEVLRSLSILRQASLDVSLVDEEHAQVASSKLEVLFEMLSEILADGHNVLIFSQFTRFLGKVRNRLSEMNVEHAYLDGRTRNRSKQIERFTNGDAQVFLISLKAGGFGLNLTSADYCILLDPWWNPAAEAQAVDRAHRIGQTRQVMVYRLVSVGTIEQKVMALKADKSALFSAVVDGGDPGEQSKVALSKDDIRALIE is encoded by the coding sequence ATGCCCACTGCCGCCCTGATCAAAGCGCTCGTAGGCCCAGCTGCCTACGCCCGCGGTCGCGTCTACGCTGATCAGGGTCGTGTGGAGGGGGTGGCCGATAGGCCGGTTGGCACCGCCGCACTGCGGCGTCAGGGAGTCAAGCGCACCCTGGTGGCAACCGTGCGCGGTAGCCGCCGATCCCCCTACATCTGCACCATCCAACTGGGCGGATCGCGGGCAGAGACCCCGCTGTCCAGCACCTGCACCTGCCCCGTAGGGCTAGATTGCAAGCACGTGGCAGCAGCGCTTCTCGAGTATTCGCGCCGGATTGACGGCGAACCGGGTAGCGATGCGGGCGGTGCGCCAGCCACGGCTGCGGGGCGCACGCCCGCCTCGCGCACGCAGTGGGAGAAGGAACTGGGCGACCTGGCGGCGCCAGCCCCGCCCCGACCCCCGACGTTCAATACCCCACCGATCGGCCTCCAAGTGTCGTTCACCCACGGCATGAACCGCGCTTCCATGTACAGTTCACCCGACCGCGTGCGACGCGGGGCCCACCTCGATGCCGTCATGCGCGTGGGACTGCGACCTCTCACCCAGGGGCGCAGCGGACGCTGGATTCGCACCGGAATCTCCTGGAACGACATAGCTTCGTTCTCCGAGTATCAGCGGAATGACCGCGTGGATGCGCTGCGCGCGCTCTTCGTGCTCGCGGCACCGACCAATCGTTACCAAATTCCCGACACTGTGTGGCTTGACCAGGCGCCGGGCGCCGCGGTATGGGCCGCATTGGTCAAGGTTGCGCAGCTAGACATCCCGTTCCTGTCCGACACCGCCGACCGCGCTCCGATAGAGATTGCGACTGCCCGCGCATCCACGGCCGCCACGATCTCGGCCAGGCCCGACGGCGGCCTCGAACTCGTCGCCAATTTCCACAGCCCCGACGCGGACCTCGACGCCGCCCTCAAGCTCGGCGCGGACCCCATCGGCATCCCCGCCCATGGCCTAGCCATCATGGGAGAAGCGGACAAACATGCCATCCTCGTACCGACCGAAAACGCCGTCGACAGCGGCGTTCTGCGGTTGATCAAGCGTCGCACCCCCCTGATGATCCCCGCGGATGACACCGCGCGGTTCTACGAGCAGTCCCTGCCGGCACTCAGCGCCCGCATCGACCACATCGAATTCGTCGGGGGAAACGAGTATTCCCGCCCAACACCAATCCTGACGTTCGTGATCGGCATCGACGAGCACCACAACGCTCAGGCGACTGCCCGCTGGCGCTATTGCATCGGAGCCGCCCGCGTCGCCGAGTATGCGGCGGGTGATCCCGCCCTGGTCAGCCCCGATGACGCGGACGGGATGCGCGACCGGCAAGCGGAATCCGCCGTCTGGCACGCAGCGCACGCATCCGCGGCGATCGCCGGCCTACTCGGTCGCATCGGCGGCGCCGAGGGCGGCGTCCTGCGCACCGCGGGCGAACACACCGCGAGCCTTGTCGCACGCACCCTGCCTGCCATCGACGCCGACATCGAAGGCCGCTCGGATATCCGCGTTGAGCGCGTTGGGGCCGCGCCCCGTTACCGCATCGCAAGCGACATGGACGTCACCGTGTCAGCCGATCAAACCAGCGATCGCGACTGGTTCAGCCTACGCATCCGCATCAACGTCGCCGGCAAGGAAGTGCCGATGGTCGACGTCTTTACCGCCCTGGCGCGCGGCGCCGATGAGATGCTGGTCGACGGGGTCACACTGGTGTCCCTTTCCGACCCTCGCCTGGATCGCCTCCGCGAGGCGATCGAAACGGCCCGCCAAATGCAAGACGCACGCAGGGACGAGATCCGCGTCGGCCGATTCAACGTCCAACTTTTTGAAGAACTGGACGATCTGGGGCTGTTGGACGACCGCGCGGACCTGTGGCGCTCCCGCGTCGGCTCACTGCGGGCCGCTCCCGCCGCCGATGCCCCTATTCCGGCGACCCTTCACGCCACCCTGCGCGAATACCAGGATTACGGATACCAGTGGCTGGCTTACCGCATAGATCGGCAACTGGGTGGGATTCTCGCCGATGATATGGGGCTGGGCAAGACGCTCCAAACACTCGCCGCCATTGCCCGCCAGCGCGAACGGCACCCCGATTCGGGGCCCTTCCTCGTAGTAGCCCCCACGTCGGTGGTTGGAAACTGGTCCACCGAGGCACGGAAGTTTGCACCGTCCTTGGTCACCCGGACGGTCGAATCCACGCAGCGAAGGCGCGGTTCCACGATTGCCGAGGTCGCGAACGGCGCCGATATCGTCGTGACGTCTTACGCTTTGCTGCGCTTGGAGGCCCCCGCATACAACCAGATCGCATGGTCGGGAATGATCGTGGACGAGGCCCAGTTCGTCAAAAACCATAACAGCGTCGGATACCGCACGGTCCGGGATCTACCAGCGCCGGTCAAGATCGCTTTGACCGGAACGCCACTGGAAAACAACCTGATGGAGCTGTGGTCCATCATGTCGATCGTCTGCCCCGGGCTGCTGCCGGACGCCAAGACGTTTTCCACCCGCATCGAGAAGCCGATTTCCAAGGACCACGACACCGCGCTCATTGGTAGGCTGCGCGGTGTCATCGCACCATTTGTCCTGCGGCGAACCAAGGAGGTTGTCGCCGGCGACCTTCCGGAGAAGATCGAGCAAGTCACCGACGTCGTTCTCAATGCGCGGCACCGCAAGGTCTATGACCTTTACCTCCAGCGGGAACGAGGCCGCGTCCTCGGGCTCGTCGAAAACCTGGACCAGCACCGGATCGAGGTTCTGCGGTCACTCTCGATACTGCGCCAGGCGAGCCTGGACGTTTCGCTGGTGGATGAGGAACACGCCCAGGTGGCCTCGTCCAAACTTGAGGTGCTCTTCGAAATGCTGAGCGAGATTCTGGCCGACGGGCACAACGTGTTGATATTCAGCCAGTTCACCCGGTTCCTCGGCAAAGTGCGCAACCGCCTAAGCGAAATGAACGTCGAGCATGCTTACCTGGACGGACGCACCCGCAACCGCAGCAAACAAATCGAGCGATTCACCAACGGTGACGCGCAGGTGTTCCTCATCTCGCTAAAGGCCGGCGGCTTTGGGCTCAACCTGACGTCGGCGGACTACTGCATTCTGCTTGACCCGTGGTGGAATCCCGCAGCAGAGGCGCAGGCGGTCGACCGCGCGCACCGCATCGGGCAGACGCGGCAGGTCATGGTCTATCGTCTTGTTTCGGTGGGGACGATCGAACAGAAGGTCATGGCGCTGAAGGCCGACAAATCGGCTCTGTTTTCGGCGGTTGTGGACGGCGGCGATCCGGGGGAGCAGAGCAAGGTTGCGCTGAGCAAGGACGATATCCGGGCGCTGATCGAGTAG
- a CDS encoding glycosyltransferase: MTEFTDHGRTAGSARVIRLGEDMEPASGRSYRDGLVDEAIYGLWRKNPSLSARVVLDKRQKVVGTLMLVVAVVVVIVWPRPVAIAAFGAVGLSFLVSVGFKFWSSMRGARVESHFRTAVQPARMPDCELPKYTVLVPVFKEANIVGQLVDNLGGIDYPADKLEILVLVEEADPETLQAALRADPPTNFSFVVVPASQPQTKPKACNVGLQLATGEFLVIYDAEDKPDPDQLRKAVSAFRAHGDDLVCVQAALNYFNSSENVLTRMFTLEYSFWFDYMLPGLDFERLPIPLGGTSNHFRMSGLRKLGGWDPFNVTEDADLGIRTSAEGMRVGVIDSTTMEEANTSIPNFVRQRSRWIKGYLQTVLVHIRHPADLVRVAGPRQAISFLFLVAGTPATFLTVPILYLAFLISLCVGPDVLEAFFPGWLLWLNLFNLGFGSAMMVYVSMMGAFRRHRYSLVPWAILNPLYWLLHSIAAYKALWQLITKPHYWEKTEHGLTAASAHGSEGPAGDNS, translated from the coding sequence TTGACCGAATTCACCGATCACGGGCGTACCGCCGGCAGCGCCCGCGTCATCAGGCTCGGTGAGGACATGGAGCCCGCCTCCGGTCGCTCCTATCGCGACGGACTTGTTGACGAGGCAATCTATGGGCTGTGGCGCAAGAACCCCTCGCTTTCCGCAAGGGTCGTGCTGGACAAGCGGCAAAAGGTCGTCGGTACGCTGATGCTGGTCGTCGCCGTCGTCGTCGTGATCGTGTGGCCCAGGCCGGTGGCGATTGCCGCGTTCGGGGCAGTTGGGCTCAGCTTCCTTGTTTCGGTCGGCTTCAAATTCTGGAGCTCCATGCGCGGCGCGCGGGTCGAATCTCACTTCCGCACGGCAGTTCAACCCGCGCGAATGCCGGATTGCGAATTACCGAAGTACACGGTCTTGGTCCCGGTATTCAAGGAAGCAAACATCGTCGGGCAACTTGTCGACAACCTGGGAGGCATCGATTACCCGGCCGACAAACTCGAGATCCTGGTCCTTGTCGAAGAAGCCGACCCCGAAACGCTCCAGGCGGCGTTGCGCGCGGACCCGCCGACCAACTTCTCGTTCGTCGTGGTGCCGGCGTCGCAACCGCAGACCAAGCCGAAGGCGTGCAACGTCGGATTGCAGCTTGCGACGGGCGAATTCTTGGTCATTTACGATGCCGAAGACAAGCCGGATCCTGACCAGCTACGCAAAGCCGTCTCCGCCTTCCGCGCGCACGGAGACGACCTAGTGTGCGTGCAGGCCGCGCTTAACTACTTCAACTCCTCCGAAAACGTGCTGACCCGAATGTTCACGCTGGAATACTCATTCTGGTTCGACTACATGCTGCCCGGGCTCGACTTCGAACGACTCCCCATCCCGCTTGGCGGAACATCCAACCATTTCCGGATGTCCGGATTGCGCAAGCTCGGTGGTTGGGATCCGTTCAACGTCACGGAGGATGCGGACCTGGGCATTAGGACGTCGGCGGAAGGGATGCGGGTTGGTGTCATTGACTCCACCACAATGGAAGAGGCCAACACCTCCATACCGAACTTTGTGCGTCAGCGATCGCGGTGGATCAAGGGCTACCTGCAAACCGTCTTGGTTCACATCCGCCATCCAGCCGACCTGGTTCGGGTTGCGGGGCCTCGTCAGGCAATTTCTTTCCTTTTCTTGGTTGCGGGCACGCCGGCAACGTTCCTTACGGTCCCGATCCTGTATCTGGCCTTCCTCATCTCACTATGCGTTGGTCCCGATGTGCTCGAGGCATTTTTCCCGGGGTGGCTGCTGTGGCTCAACCTGTTCAACCTGGGATTCGGCAGCGCCATGATGGTCTACGTGTCTATGATGGGGGCATTTCGGCGCCACCGCTACAGCCTGGTCCCGTGGGCGATCCTGAATCCGCTGTATTGGCTGCTGCATTCGATTGCCGCGTACAAGGCCCTGTGGCAACTCATCACGAAACCGCACTATTGGGAGAAAACCGAGCACGGACTAACCGCCGCGTCGGCGCACGGGAGTGAGGGGCCGGCCGGTGACAATAGCTAA
- a CDS encoding DUF4914 family protein — MNDLLKKVHLPADLAAALEACNSITIPATRRDLYELSLGAPGVDRFDVEYEVPGKGLVKEADVVRCTNGIAVNYPEDYIRRRDPDCMRIADNLPSDKPRFKDRHGEEFAQTKAETLAWLSEQELLVVPFKAGSLRFGYASLAVMPRNAAFFATALVDLQGFVTLDELPEFSPRSILYVAPPFRHTHFDGKQIVVHDRTESLHEIFAYNLYPGPSAKKGVFSALLDIGDQEGWLTAHASSVRVTTPYENETVIMHEGASGGGKSEMCQEIRREDDGRVLLGYNIVTDEPYAITLSETSKLAPITDDMTLCHRDLQRSDGLLTVADAEEGWFVRVDGLTQYGEDPTFERECIHPAEPLVFFNIHGVPGATCLPWEHTPDSNGKPCSNPRVVIPRNQIQNIINEPQQVDVRTFGVRMPACTTDNPSYGIMGICHVIPPALAWLWRLIAPRGDKNPSIGATAAEAETIKSGGMVAEGVGSFWPFSTGTKVRAANLQLEQILNAPRTRYVLTPNQHIGAYKVGFAAEWLTREYLARRGQGKIRDDLLTPARCPLFGYALKELKIDGQQVRPTLLTPEFQSKVGVEAYDKGAKILTEFFKSELKQFLTPELDPRGRAIIEVCLNDGTLEDYLALTPLHE; from the coding sequence ATGAACGATCTGCTGAAGAAGGTGCACCTGCCGGCCGACCTGGCCGCTGCGCTGGAGGCTTGTAACAGCATCACCATCCCCGCCACCCGCCGCGACCTTTACGAGCTCAGCCTCGGCGCACCCGGGGTCGACCGGTTCGACGTCGAATACGAAGTGCCAGGCAAGGGACTGGTCAAGGAAGCCGACGTAGTGCGTTGCACCAACGGCATCGCCGTCAACTACCCCGAAGACTACATTCGCCGCCGCGATCCCGACTGCATGCGGATCGCCGACAACCTGCCCAGCGACAAGCCCCGGTTCAAGGACCGCCACGGCGAGGAATTCGCGCAGACCAAGGCGGAGACGCTCGCATGGCTGTCCGAGCAGGAACTGCTGGTTGTCCCCTTCAAGGCCGGCTCGCTGCGGTTTGGCTACGCCTCGCTTGCCGTCATGCCCCGCAACGCTGCATTCTTCGCGACCGCGCTGGTTGACCTGCAGGGTTTTGTCACGCTGGATGAACTGCCGGAATTCTCGCCGCGTTCGATCCTGTACGTCGCGCCGCCCTTCCGCCACACGCACTTCGACGGCAAGCAGATCGTGGTGCACGACCGCACAGAGTCGCTGCACGAGATCTTTGCCTACAACCTTTACCCCGGACCCAGCGCGAAGAAGGGCGTTTTCTCGGCCCTGCTCGACATCGGCGACCAAGAGGGTTGGCTGACGGCCCACGCGTCCTCGGTGCGCGTTACGACGCCGTACGAAAACGAAACCGTCATCATGCACGAGGGCGCTTCCGGCGGCGGTAAGTCGGAAATGTGCCAGGAGATTCGGCGCGAAGACGACGGGCGTGTCCTGCTCGGATACAACATCGTCACCGACGAGCCGTACGCGATCACCTTGTCGGAAACCTCGAAACTGGCCCCGATCACCGACGACATGACGCTGTGCCACCGCGACCTGCAGCGATCCGACGGCCTGCTCACGGTCGCGGACGCCGAAGAAGGTTGGTTCGTGCGCGTCGATGGGCTCACGCAGTACGGCGAAGACCCCACCTTCGAGCGCGAATGCATCCACCCGGCCGAACCGCTGGTGTTCTTCAACATCCACGGCGTTCCGGGCGCAACCTGCCTGCCGTGGGAACACACCCCGGACTCCAATGGCAAGCCTTGCTCCAACCCGCGCGTCGTCATCCCGCGCAACCAGATCCAGAACATCATCAACGAGCCGCAGCAGGTTGACGTGCGCACCTTCGGCGTGCGGATGCCCGCCTGCACCACCGACAACCCGAGCTACGGCATCATGGGCATCTGCCACGTGATCCCGCCGGCGCTGGCCTGGCTGTGGCGGCTCATCGCGCCCCGCGGCGACAAGAACCCGTCGATCGGCGCAACCGCTGCCGAGGCCGAAACGATCAAGAGCGGCGGCATGGTCGCGGAGGGTGTCGGTTCGTTCTGGCCGTTCTCGACCGGGACCAAGGTGCGGGCAGCCAACCTGCAGCTTGAGCAGATCCTCAACGCGCCGCGCACCCGCTACGTGCTGACCCCGAACCAGCACATCGGCGCCTACAAGGTCGGCTTTGCCGCCGAATGGCTCACGCGCGAATACCTGGCCCGCCGCGGGCAGGGCAAGATCCGCGACGACCTGTTGACCCCCGCGCGCTGCCCGCTGTTCGGTTACGCGCTCAAGGAACTCAAGATCGACGGGCAGCAGGTGCGTCCGACACTGCTCACGCCCGAGTTCCAGTCGAAGGTCGGCGTCGAGGCATACGACAAGGGCGCCAAGATCCTCACCGAATTCTTCAAGTCGGAGCTCAAGCAGTTCCTGACACCGGAGCTGGATCCGCGCGGACGCGCAATCATCGAGGTCTGCCTGAACGACGGCACCCTGGAGGACTACCTCGCGCTGACCCCGTTGCACGAGTAG
- a CDS encoding L,D-transpeptidase family protein has product MLRHCALSITAVLVAGAVSALPAQAAPTAAPRTAAVVALDAADAGNSGSAPDAGTGTGSDAGTGPGSDAGTGTGTGSGSGAGSDTGTGSGSGTGTGSGSGTGSGSGAGSDTGTGSGSGTGSGSGTGTTPTQQNSGGSAETASNSSTKAQAAKKKKAKKRAKLSKAKKRKAAKAAKAAKLKAAKAKAAKKLKAKKARAKKKAAGQPTLGAGSSGTAVKRLQTLLRSRGYWVSKIDGKYGQSTQQAVMAVQKTTGISRTGRATQGVWYQLYLGSPVTTEVSAKKSRGKRVYEIDLSKQTLNIVKNGKVLWTFNISSGSNRYYTHNGRRILAYTPKGTFSVFMKTNGLHIGALGPMYRPQYFRAGGWAIHGSSSIPAYPASHGCIRIANTAMDYLWAGGGLGKGSTIVIHK; this is encoded by the coding sequence ATGTTGCGACACTGCGCGCTGTCAATTACTGCGGTTCTAGTGGCGGGGGCGGTATCTGCGCTCCCCGCGCAGGCGGCGCCAACGGCGGCGCCGCGTACCGCAGCAGTTGTCGCATTGGATGCCGCGGATGCGGGGAACTCGGGGTCTGCGCCTGATGCGGGTACGGGCACGGGGTCGGATGCGGGTACTGGCCCGGGTTCGGATGCGGGTACCGGCACGGGTACGGGTTCTGGTTCTGGCGCGGGCTCCGATACGGGCACGGGGTCGGGTTCTGGCACCGGTACGGGCTCCGGTTCGGGCACGGGTTCTGGTTCTGGCGCGGGCTCCGACACGGGTACGGGCTCCGGTTCGGGCACGGGCTCTGGTTCGGGCACCGGCACGACGCCGACGCAGCAGAACAGCGGCGGCTCCGCTGAGACGGCCAGTAACTCTTCCACGAAGGCGCAGGCCGCAAAGAAGAAAAAGGCCAAGAAGCGCGCCAAGCTCAGCAAGGCGAAAAAGCGCAAGGCTGCGAAGGCCGCGAAGGCGGCGAAGCTTAAGGCGGCGAAAGCCAAGGCCGCAAAGAAGCTGAAGGCGAAGAAGGCGCGCGCCAAGAAGAAAGCCGCGGGGCAGCCCACGCTCGGTGCAGGATCGAGTGGCACCGCGGTCAAGCGCCTGCAAACGCTCCTGCGCTCGCGCGGCTACTGGGTGAGCAAGATAGATGGAAAGTATGGCCAGTCGACCCAGCAAGCGGTCATGGCAGTGCAGAAGACCACCGGAATTTCGCGCACCGGGAGAGCAACCCAGGGCGTTTGGTATCAGTTGTACCTCGGCAGCCCCGTCACCACCGAAGTCTCGGCGAAGAAATCGCGTGGGAAGCGCGTTTACGAGATTGATTTGTCCAAACAGACCCTCAACATCGTCAAGAACGGCAAGGTGTTGTGGACGTTCAACATTTCCTCAGGATCCAATAGGTACTACACCCACAACGGTCGCCGGATCCTGGCATACACGCCGAAGGGCACCTTCAGCGTCTTCATGAAGACAAACGGCCTGCACATCGGCGCGCTGGGCCCGATGTACCGCCCGCAGTATTTCCGGGCCGGGGGATGGGCAATTCACGGTTCGTCGAGCATCCCCGCCTACCCCGCTTCGCACGGGTGCATCCGGATCGCGAACACCGCGATGGACTACCTGTGGGCCGGAGGCGGACTAGGTAAAGGTTCCACCATTGTGATTCACAAGTAA
- a CDS encoding RNA-binding S4 domain-containing protein gives MESSGKTSGRVDAWLWAVRLLKTRAAAAAACNAGHVTVGGVRAKPATPVKPGATVEITGLGDKRVVVVVRVIAKRVGAPIAVACYEDHSPPPPPREFIAPAGLRDRGAGRPTKRERREIDRLRGRA, from the coding sequence ATGGAGTCCAGCGGGAAAACTAGCGGGCGGGTCGATGCTTGGTTGTGGGCCGTGCGGCTCCTCAAGACTCGCGCGGCGGCGGCCGCTGCGTGTAACGCCGGACACGTCACCGTGGGGGGCGTGCGCGCGAAGCCCGCAACGCCGGTCAAGCCCGGCGCAACCGTCGAAATTACGGGGTTGGGAGACAAGAGAGTCGTGGTCGTGGTGCGCGTCATTGCGAAACGGGTCGGCGCGCCCATCGCCGTGGCTTGTTACGAGGATCACAGCCCGCCTCCGCCGCCGCGCGAATTCATCGCCCCGGCAGGCCTGCGGGATCGCGGCGCGGGTAGGCCAACGAAGCGCGAGCGGCGCGAGATCGACAGGCTGCGTGGACGGGCGTGA
- the ddaH gene encoding dimethylargininase, which produces MTQPQSQFKPRHYLMARPTYYTVTYQINPWMHPEIQTDGALALAQWQELHDVYVELGHRVDVIDGAPGLPDMVYAANGGLVVDGKAIGANFTYPQRQPETPLYNAWFEQAGFPVFETKARNEGEGDILTVGDTILAGTGFRTDIAAHKEIAEITGYPVVSLELVDPHYYHLDTALSVFTPDLIAYYPPAFSAAAQSELRERFPDAMIASDSDAAALGLNLVSDGTNAIMAPQATGLVAQARERGFNVITVDTSELLKGGGGIKCCTLELRHAA; this is translated from the coding sequence GTGACGCAACCCCAGTCGCAGTTCAAACCACGCCACTACTTGATGGCTCGGCCCACCTATTACACGGTCACCTACCAAATCAATCCGTGGATGCACCCCGAGATCCAGACCGACGGCGCGCTAGCGCTGGCGCAGTGGCAAGAACTCCACGACGTCTACGTCGAATTGGGGCACAGGGTGGATGTCATCGACGGTGCACCCGGCCTGCCCGACATGGTTTATGCCGCAAACGGTGGCCTCGTCGTTGATGGAAAGGCTATCGGCGCGAACTTCACCTATCCGCAAAGGCAACCAGAAACCCCGCTCTACAACGCCTGGTTCGAGCAGGCCGGTTTCCCCGTCTTCGAGACAAAGGCCCGCAACGAGGGCGAGGGCGACATCTTGACGGTCGGCGACACGATCCTCGCGGGAACCGGATTCCGCACGGACATCGCCGCGCACAAGGAAATCGCCGAGATCACCGGGTACCCCGTGGTTTCGCTGGAACTGGTGGACCCGCACTACTACCACCTCGACACGGCACTGTCGGTGTTCACGCCCGATTTGATTGCGTATTATCCGCCGGCGTTCTCCGCGGCCGCGCAGTCCGAACTGCGCGAACGTTTCCCCGACGCCATGATCGCGTCGGACAGCGACGCCGCCGCCCTGGGCCTCAACCTGGTCAGCGACGGAACGAATGCGATCATGGCCCCGCAGGCCACCGGTTTGGTGGCGCAGGCCCGCGAGCGCGGGTTCAACGTCATCACGGTTGACACATCGGAGCTCCTCAAGGGCGGCGGCGGCATCAAGTGCTGCACCCTCGAGTTGCGCCACGCGGCCTAA
- a CDS encoding ABC transporter ATP-binding protein, giving the protein MAERSVSGGGSGSANAAGGGNERPRGSSRGPNAGCEAKDPAGLVLRGVTVNYPGTRGAPAVRAVDAVSLHVPRGTTTALLGASGSGKSTLLRAIAGLEPLRAGTITFDGEDITRVPVHRRNFGLMFQDGQLFAHLNVRGNIEYGLVARRVPRGARARRVDELLDLVGLAGYADRDVATLSGGQRQRVALARSLAPTPRLLLLDEPLSALDADLRGRLAAELRDILRATGTTAVFVTHDRAEADLVADATVLIENGRLI; this is encoded by the coding sequence ATGGCGGAGCGTAGCGTGTCGGGCGGCGGGTCCGGCAGCGCAAACGCCGCCGGGGGCGGAAACGAGCGTCCTCGCGGCAGCAGCCGAGGCCCGAACGCGGGGTGTGAAGCGAAAGACCCCGCGGGTTTGGTCCTGCGTGGTGTCACGGTTAACTATCCCGGCACGCGCGGGGCCCCCGCCGTGCGGGCCGTGGACGCGGTGTCGCTGCACGTTCCCCGCGGCACCACCACCGCCCTGCTGGGCGCGAGCGGCAGCGGCAAGTCCACCCTGCTGCGGGCCATCGCCGGGTTAGAGCCGCTGCGCGCAGGCACCATAACCTTCGACGGCGAGGACATTACAAGGGTGCCGGTCCACCGCCGCAACTTCGGGCTGATGTTCCAAGACGGGCAACTCTTTGCGCACCTGAACGTCCGCGGAAACATCGAATACGGCCTGGTCGCGCGGCGAGTTCCCCGGGGCGCGCGGGCCCGCCGCGTCGATGAACTTCTTGACCTGGTGGGTCTGGCCGGGTATGCCGACCGGGACGTTGCCACGCTGTCCGGGGGGCAGCGCCAGCGGGTCGCCTTGGCGCGGTCGCTCGCCCCGACTCCGCGACTGTTGCTCCTGGACGAACCGCTGTCCGCGCTCGACGCCGACCTGCGGGGCCGCCTGGCCGCGGAACTGCGCGACATTTTGCGGGCCACTGGCACCACGGCCGTTTTCGTCACACACGATCGCGCCGAAGCCGACTTGGTGGCCGACGCGACCGTGCTGATCGAAAACGGGCGACTGATTTAG